In Bradyrhizobium sp. 195, the sequence TCGCGCTCTCCGGCTGGAGCGGCCGACTTCATGGATGGCAGAAGGAAAAGGAAATGATCGATCTGAGTGGAAAGCGAGCCCTCGTGGCCGGTGGATCGCGGGGAATCGGTGCCGCGATCGCGCTGGCGCTCGCTGAAAACGGCGCCGACGTCGCGTTCACCTATCATAACTCCGCCGAGAAGGCCCAGGCAGTAGCTGCGTCGATCAAGGCGACCGAACGTCGTGCCGTCATCATCCAGGCCGACAGCGCCGATCCCGTGGCGATCACGCGCGCCGTCGACGAGGCCGTGACCGAGCTTGGCGGCATCGACATCCTCATCAACAGCGCGGCAATCGGCTATTATGGGCCGCTCACGGAGCTGGACCTCGGCGAGTACCAGAAGCTGATGGACGTGAACGTGCGCGCGCCGATGCTGTTCGCCAAGGCTGTCATCCCGCACCTTCGCGCAGGGGGCCGCATCGTCACCATCGGCTCCGGTCTCGCCGAGCGCGTTCCTTTTCCGGGTGTGTCGGCCTACGCCACCTCGAAGGCGGCGCTGACCTCGTTCACCCGCGGCCTGTCGCGCGAGCTCGGGCCGAGCGGCATCACTGTCAACCTGGTGCAGCCCGGCTCGACCGACACCGATGCGAACCCCGCGGACGGCGACGCGGCCGACTTCCAGCGGGGCATGACGTCGCTCGGACGCTACGCTGAGCCGCGCGAGATCGCCAATGCGGTCGTTTTCCTTGCGAGCCCGGCCGCGAGCGTGATCACCGGCACGATCCTCAACGCCGATGCGGGCGCGCTCGCCTAGGCTTCGACACCGCGCCGGCGGGTCGGCCAAGTGCAGCTTGCCGGCACCATCGCTACAATCATAAAGGGCAGACAGATGTCGAGCGTCCGCTATCGCACCCAACAGGTCGGGGCCGTCGAGGTCTTCTATCGGGAATCCGGCCCCGTCGACGCCCCGGCCCTGCTGTTACTCCATGGCTTCCCGACGGCAAGCCACATGTTCCGGGACTTGATTCCGCTGCTGGCGGACCGTTACCGCATCATCGCGCCGGACCTGCCCGGATTCGGCCAGACGCGGGCGCCCGAGCGCGGTTCCTTTACCTACAGCTTCGACGCGTTGGCCGAGGTCATTGAGGAGTTCGTCGATGCGATCGGGCTTGACCGCTTCGCCCTCTACATCTTCGACTATGGAGCGCCGATCGGCCTGCGGCTCGCCACGAAGAACCCGGATCGCATCACCGCAATCATCTCCCAAAACGGCAACGCCTACGAGGAGGGCTTTAGTGACG encodes:
- a CDS encoding SDR family NAD(P)-dependent oxidoreductase → MIDLSGKRALVAGGSRGIGAAIALALAENGADVAFTYHNSAEKAQAVAASIKATERRAVIIQADSADPVAITRAVDEAVTELGGIDILINSAAIGYYGPLTELDLGEYQKLMDVNVRAPMLFAKAVIPHLRAGGRIVTIGSGLAERVPFPGVSAYATSKAALTSFTRGLSRELGPSGITVNLVQPGSTDTDANPADGDAADFQRGMTSLGRYAEPREIANAVVFLASPAASVITGTILNADAGALA